The Haloferax volcanii DS2 DNA segment GCCGAGGAGTACCTCGACCTCGACTACCGGCGCGGCCTGCTCGACGCCGGCGATATCGAGTTCTTCGGCGGCAAACAGGAGCTCATCCGCCGCGGCTACGTCGACGACTGGGACGCCGCCGCGATGATGCACGCCGGCAGCGACACGCCCGAGCGGACGATTACGAGCGACTTCTCGACCAACGGCTTCGTCGGTAAGTTCGTCACCTACCGCGGGACCGAGGCGCACGCCGGCGCGGCCCCCGAGGAGGGCGTCAACGCGCTCAACGCCGCGATGCTCGGGATGAACGCGGTCCACGCCCAGCGCGAGCGCTTCCGCGACGAGGACCACGTCCGCGTCCACCCCATCATCACCCGCGGCGGCGACGGCGTCAACGTCGTCCCCGCCGAGGTGACGATGGAGTCGTACGTCCGCGCGGCCTCGGTCGAAGCGGTCGCGGACGCCAACGAGTCGGTCAATCGGGCGCTCGCCTCGGGCGCGATGGGCGTCGGCGGCGACGTGGAAATCGAGGACTACCCAGGCTACATGCCGCTTCGGACCGACGAGACGATAGTCGCGTTCTACGACGAGAACGCCCGCGACATCGTCGGTCCCGACGCGGTCACGCCGGGGACGCCGCACCTCTCGGGGTCGACCGACATGGGCGACATCACGCAACTCGTCCCCGGCATCCACCCGTGGACCGGCGGCTTCGAGGGCGCGGTCCACGCCCGCGACTTCCGCGTCGTCGACGAGGAGATGGCCTACGTCATCCCCGCGAAGCTCACCGCCTGCACGCTGGTCGACCTGCTCACCAGCCCCGAGGCGATGGCGGCGGTCCGCGAAGCGAAAGCCGAAAAGCGCAGTCGCGAAGAGTACCTCGACGCGGTCCGGTCGCTCCGGGCGACGACGACCGAGTCGTACCGGGACTGAGATGTCAGCGATGGGGGTTCCGCCCCGGAACTCTCCTCACACGTATCACATTTTCGGTGATTGTCTGACGCACATTTATGTCTCACGCGCGGGGCTATGTTACCCATGAGTAACCGGGTGGAGGAACTCGAATCCAAAGTCGCAGAACTTCAGGCCGCCGTCAACGGGCTCACCGAGGAGCTCGTCGAGACCAAAGAACGGCTCCGCCAGCTCGAAGACGCCAACGACGTGCAGGTCCCCTCGCGGGCCGCGACCCGTCGCGGCGACTGGGAGACCGAAGACCAGGCCGACGCGGAGGCCGCCGCCGCGGAGCCCGCCGACGCCGACGAGACCTCGCCGGCCGACGCCGACGAGACTAAACCGGACGAGGCCGACGAGACTGACGAAGGCGACGGCGAGGCGCCCGACGACGATATCATCGTCGCGTAATCGGGCGCGCCGTCCGAGCGAGCGCGCCCCGTGTTCATGCGGCGCGTTCCACCTGCGGGCGTCGCCCGCGTGAACACCAACCCATGCACATCAAAGAGCTCGTCCTTGACGGTTTCAAGAGCTTCGGGCGGCCGACTCGCATCCCGTTCTACGAGGATTTCACGGTCGTTACGGGCCCGAACGGTTCCGGCAAATCGAACATCATCGACGGCGTCCTCTTCGCGCTCGGCCTCGCCCGCACCCGCGGGATTCGCGCCGAGAAGCTGACGGACCTCATCTACAACCCCGGCCACGCCGACGGCAGCGACGAGGCCCCCGACAAGCCCAAGGAGGCCAGCGTCACGGTCGTCCTCGACAACTCCGAGGGGACGCTCGACCGCTCGCAGGTCGTCAACGCCGCCGGCACCGACAAAGTCGGCGGCGTCGAGGAGATAACTATCAAGCGCCGCGTCAAGGAGACGCCGGACAACTACTACTCGTACTACTACCTCAACGAGCGCTCGGTCAACCTCTCGGACATCAAGGACCTGCTCGCGCAGGCGGGCATCACTCCCGAGGGTTACAACGTCGTCATGCAGGGCGACGTGACCGAGATAATCAACATGACGCCCTACCAGCGGCGGGGCATCATCGACGAAATCGCGGGCGTCGCCGAGTTCGACGAGAAGAAAGACGCCGCCTTCGAGGAGTTGGAGGCGGTCGAAGAGCGCGTCGACGAGGCGGACCTCCGCATCGAGGAAAAGGAGGCGCGCCTCGACCAACTCGCCGACGAGCGCGAGACCGCCCTCACCTACAAGGGACTCCGCGAAGAGAAAGAGGAGTACGAGGGCTACCTGAAGGCGGCGGAGCTCGAAGACAAGCGCGACGACCTCTCGCGGACCGAATCGCGCATCGAGTCCACCGAGGCAGACCTCGAAGACCTGCAGGCCGAACTCGACGAGCGACAGGGCAAGGTCACCCGTCTCGAAGCGGACCTCGAAGACCTCACCCGCGAGATAGAGCGCAAGGGCGAGGACGAACAGCTCCGCATCAAGTCGGAGATGGAGGAGATAAAGGGCGACATCTCCCGGCTCGAAAACGCCATCGACGCCGCCGAGGAAAAGCGCGACGACGCCGAGGCCGAGCGCCGAAAGGCGTTCGTCGACATCGACCGCAAGCAAGAACAGATCGACGACCTCGAAGACGACATCCGCGAGGTCAAAGTCGAGAAGGCGTCGGTCAAAAGCGACATCCAGTCCAAGCGGGTCGAACTCTCCGAGGTGCAGGCCGAAATCGACTCGGTGGACACCGAGTTCGACGAGCTGAAGTCCGAACTCGCGGAGCGAAAGGAGACGCTCGACGAGCTCAAAGACGAGAAGAACGACCGCCAGCGCGCCAAGGACCGCCTGCTCGACGACGCGCGCCGCCGCTCGAACCAGATTTCGGAGACCCGGGACGAACTCGAACGCGCCCGCGAGCGCATCCCCGAACTGAAGGCGACCGTCTCCGACCTGCACAGCGAACTAGACACCGCCGAGAAGAACGAGGCGAAGATAGACGGCGTCATCGAGGACTTGCAGGCCGAGAAGGCCGACCTGAACGACGAACTTTCCGAGGTCACGGACGAACTCCAGACCAAGCAGTCCGAGTACGCCCGCCTCGAAGCCCGCGCTGGGAAGGACGGTGACAACTCGTGGCCCCGCGCCGTCACGACCATCCTCAACGCCGGTATCTCCGGCGTCCACGGCGCGGTCGGCCAACTCGGCTCGGTCGACGGCGAGTACGCGAAGGCCTGTGAGACGGCCGCCGGCGGCCGCCTCGCCAACGTCGTCGTCGACGACGACGGCGTGGGGTCGTCCTGTATCGGCCACCTGAAGTCCCGTAAAGCGGGCCGCGCGACGTTCCTGCCCATCACGAAGATGGACAACCGGAGCCTGCCGCGCGAGCCCGACAACCCCGGCGTCGTGGACTTCGCGCGCAACCTCGTCGACTACGATTCGCAGTACGAGTCGATTTTCTCGTACGTCCTCGGGTCGACGCTCGTCGTCGAGGACATGGAGACCGCCCGCGACCTGATGGGTGACTACCGAATGGTCACCCTCGACGGCGACCTCGTGGAGCGCTCCGGCGCGATGACCGGCGGCTCCGGCGGCGGCTCTCGCTACTCGTTTTCGAAGTCCGGCGAGGGCAAACTCGACCGCCTCGCGAAAGAGATTACGAAGCTCGAAGACCGCCGCCGCTCGCTCAACGAGGAGATTCGCGACATCGACGACGACCTCGACGACGCCCGCGGGCGGGCTTCCGACGCCGCCGACCGCGTTCGGACCATCGAGCGCGAAATCGAGGACGCCGAGGAGGATATCGAGGAGGCCGAAGCCGAAATCGACCGGCTCGAAGACCGCCTCGACGAACTCCAGTCCGAACGCGAGTCGGTGGACGAACAGATGTCCGACCTCGACGACGAAATCGCCGACCTCGACGACGAAATCGAGACGGTCGAGGCCGAAATCGAGGACATCGAAGCCGAACTCGCGGACTCCGAGATTCCGGAACTCACCGCCCGCGCCGACGATATTCGCGCGGACATCGACGACCTCGAAGACCGGATGTCCACGCTCGACGGCCGGCTCAACGAGATTCAACTCGAAAAGCAGTACGCCGAGGACGCGGTCGACGACCTCCACGACACGATCGAGGCCGCCCAAAACCGCAAGGCCGAGGCTCGGGAGTCCATCTCCGAGGCGGAGTCGACAATCGAGGAGCGCGAGGACGACCTCGAAGCCAAGCGCGAGGCGGTCGCCGAACTCGAGGAGGAACTGGTCGACCTCAAGGAGGACCGCACGGAGCTCCAAGACGACCTCCGCGAAGCTCGGAGCGCCCGCGACGAGAAGAAAGACCGGGTGAATGCGGTCGAATCCAAGCTCGAAAGCATGCGCTCGGCCGCCGAACGGCTCGAATGGGAAATCGACGAACTCCAGTCGCAGGTCGGAGACTACGACCCCGACGAGATTCCCGACCACGACACGGTCGAGTCGGAAATCGAGCGACTCACCGAGGAGATGGAGGAACTCGAACCGGTCAACATGCTCGCTATCGACGAGTACGACGACGTGAAAGCCGACCTCGAAGCCCTCCAAGAACGCCGCGACGTGCTGGTCGAAGAGCGGGACGCCATCGCCGACCGCATCGACCAGTACGAGTCCCAGAAGAAGGCGACGTTCATGGAGTCGTTCGACGCCATCGCCGAGAACTTCACGGACATCTTCGAGCGCCTGTCGAACGGGACGGGGCACCTCCAGTTAGAGAACCCCGACGACCCCTTCGAGGAGGGCCTGACGATGAAGGCCCAGCCGGGCGACAAGCCAATCCAGCGCCTCGACGCCATGTCCGGCGGCGAGAAGTCGCTGACGGCGCTCGCGTTTATCTTCGCCATCCAGCGGCACAACCCCGCGCCGTTCTACGCGCTCGACGAGGTGGACGCCTTCCTCGACGCCGCGAACGCCGAGCGCGTCGGCCAGATGGTCGACGACCTCGCGGGCGACGCCCAGTTCGTCGTCGTCTCGCACCGCTCTGCGCTCCTCGAACGCGCCGAGCGCGCTATCGGCGTGACGATGCAGGGCGACAACGTCAGCGCGGTCACGGGTATCCAGTTCGGCGGCGACGGCGAGGCTGGAAGCGACGGCGGTGACGGCCGCGACGCGGACGGTCCGGGCGGAGACGACGGCGGAAGCGGCGACGGCAGCGACGACGACGGTGACGACGCGGACGGTGGTGACGGCGGCGAGGCCGACGCGGACGTGGAAGCGGAGGTTCCGGCGGATGACTGACGACATCCCCGAACTGAACCTCTCTCGCGGGCGCGGCGAGCGAGACGGAAGCGACGGCGACGACGATGACGACGGGGTCTTCTCGTTCGCCGGCGACGACGCCGCGCCCGACTCCGAGGCAGACGCCGCCCCCGCCGAACCCGACGCGATGGACGAGGTCCTCCCGGAGGACGTCTCCGAGTCGGACGACGACGAGGTCGAACCGGTCGAACTCCTCGTCCAACTCGCCAAGGAGGGAACCATCGACCCGTGGGACATCGACATCGTGGAGGTCACGGACGCGTTCCTGAACCGCCTCGACGCGATGGACCTCCGGACGACCGGCCGGGCGCTGTTCTACGCGAGCGTCCTCCTGCGCATGAAGTCGGACGAACTCCTCGCCCCGGACGAACCCGACGAGGAGGAACTCGAACCGTGGGAACTCGCCTTGGAGAGCGGCGGCGACGAGGGCCACCCCGGCGACGACGGCGAGGGGCCTCCCGGGTTCGACCCAATCGACGCGCTGGAAGACGAGATGGACCGTCGGCTCGAACGCAAGCACGCCCGCGGGTCGCCCGAAACGCTGGACGAACTCGTGCGCGAACTCCGGGAGGTCGAACGCGGGTCGTGGTGGAAGCGCCGCCGAGAGTACGACACCTCCGAGTCGCCCCGCGGCTTCTCCCGCGGGACGCAGACGCTCGACTACCACACGCCCGGCGAGATGCGCGGCGCGGGCGAACCCACCGAAGACGACGTGACCGGGACCGCCCACAACGAGGACATCGAGGCGGTCGTCGAAGCCGTCGGCGACGTGCTCGCCACCCACTACGAGAAGGGCCGCGACGAGGTGCTGTTCGCCGAGATACGCGACGTGGCCGACACCGTGATGACGACCTATCTCGCGCTCCTGTTTCTGTCCCACCGGAGCACGGTCTACCTCAAGCAGGACGACCTGTTCGGCGACCTCTGGATTCGGAACCCCGAGGTGTTCGACGCCGACCCCGGCGCGGGGTCGGACGCGGATGCAGACGCTGAGGTTGCCGACGATGCGGACGCCGAGGTGGCTGACGGCGGTGACGACGCCGACGACGCCGACAGCGACGACCCCGAACTCGAAGCCGAGGCCATCGCGGACGACTAGCTATTTTATCGGGCCCGCCGTCACTCTCGGACGTGCCCCATCCGACCCTGCTCTCCAGCACGCTCCGACGACTGACGGTCGCGGTCTCGCTCGTCACGTCGACGCTGTTCGCGGCGCTCGCGGCGGCTATTTTGTTCCCCCAGTCGGCCATTTGGACGTGGGCGCTCCTGTTTTTCGTCCCCATCTTCTGGCTGCACTGCTACTTTCCCGGCTACGTCTCGTACAGTCCGACCGCGTTCGGTCGCGTCCGCGAGGTGGTCACGTCGCCGCGGGCGGTCCGCGAGTGCGTCGTCTGCGGCGAGGCCGACGACCGGGGCGTCGCCCGGGCGTTCAGCACGCAGTTCGTCGTCGCGGGCATCCCGCTTTCGACGACCGACCGCGGGGAAAACGAGTACTGCACGCGCTGTCACGGGGTCGAGTTCTCACCGACCGATGAAGCGGCGCGTGGCGAACGCGAGGCCGGGGAGTCGGAAGGCGACTCGGGCAAATCCGCAGAACTGAACGACTGAGACCGGCTCAGTCGACGTATTCGTCGATGAGTGGCGCGAGCTTTGCTTTCGTCTCGGCGGGGATGGCCTCGTCGGGCGTGTTGATGGTCCCTTCGAGCGCGGAGTGACTGTCGGTCTCGTGGCCGTCGGGAATCTTGTGGATGGCGGCCTCGACGGTCTCCTTGATGGCCTCCTCGTTGGCGGCGGCGTTCTTCAGCACCTCGTCGAGGGTGACTTCGCTGTCGTCCTTCCAGACGTCGTAGTCGGTGACGCCGGTGATGGTCGCGTAGGCCATCTCGGCCTCGCGGGCGAGTTTGGCCTCGGGGATGGTCGTCATGCCGATGACGTCCCAGCCCTGCGCGCGGTAGTGTTCGCTTTCGGCCTTCGTGGAGTACGACGGCCCCTCGATGCAGACGTAGGTGCCGCCCTCCTGGACCTGGGCGTCGGTCGCCTCCTCGGCGGCCTCGGCGAGGATGGAGACGAGTTCCTCGTCGTACGGCATCGCGAAGGGCTGGTGGACGACGATGCCCTCGTCGAAGAACGTCAAGGGGCGGTGTTTCGTGCGGTCGTAAATCTGGTCGGGGACGACGAGCGTCTGCGGCGGCAGGTCCTCTTTGAGGCTGCCGACGGCGTTGCTGGCGAGGACGTGGGTGACGCCGAGCTGCTTCAGCGCGAAGATGTTCGCGCGGTAGGGGAGCGTCGTCGGCGAGTGCTGGTGGTCCGGGCCGTGTCGCGGGAGGAAGACGACCTCGCGGCCGGTGTCACCGAACTCGCCGACGACGGGCGTCGTCGAGGGTTCGCCGAACGGCGTCTCGACGGGTTCCTCGCGGGTGTTCTCCAGCGGGAGCGCCTCGTAGATACCGCTGCCACCGATGAATCCGATTTTCATACTCGAAGGTCGGGGAGGGCGCACAAAATCGTGGCGAAACGGGCGCTACACCACGAAGCCGTGGTTCAAGAGGTAGATGAGCACCGAGAGCGCGGGCACGCTGAGGAGCGTCGTCGCGAAGACGGCCGCGGAGACGAACTCGGCGAGCGAAGTGGCCGACCCGGCCCCCGAGGCGTCACCGAACTCCGCGACGAGGATGAGCGGCGTGACCGCGGCGGGCATCGCGGATTCGAGGACGAACGTCCGCGCGACCGTCGGGTCACCGAAGCCGGCGACGAGCGCGACGCCGACCGCGACCGCGGGCGCGACGACCATCTTGAGCGCGGCGACGACGCCGACCTCCGAGAGCGTCGAGCCGAGGTCGGCCCCCGCGAGTTGGATGCCGAGGATGAGGAGCATCATCGGAATCGACGAGTCGCCGACGAGCCTGAGCGTCTCCATCGCGGGGACGCCCGTCGGCGGGACGACGCCGAGCCAGCGTGCCGCGAGCGCGGCGACGACGGCGTAGACGAGCGGGATTCGGACGATGCGTTCGAGGCCGACGCGCCACCCCGGCGGGGCGTCGTCGCGGTCGTCTCCGCGTCCGGCGATATACACGCCCAGCGTGTAGATGAGGACGCTCTGGACGGCGAGGTAGACGACGGCCGTCGAGCGGCCGGTATCGCCGAAGGCAAAGGAGCTGACGGGGATGCCGTAGTTCCCCGAGTTCGGGAAGGCGGCGACGAGGACGAGCGCGCCGAGGAGGGGGTCGGAAATCCCCGCGAGTCGGGCGACGCCGCCCGCGACGAGGAGCATGGCGACGTGGTAGGCGACGACGCCGGCGGTGAGGGCGGCCAGCGTCTCGCCGGCGAGTTCGGTCGTTGCGAGGCTGTAAAACACGAGGACCGGCGCGAGGACGTACACCGTGACCGTGTTGAGCGGTTCGGGGTCCACGTCGCGGACGCGACCGAGGAGAAAGCCCACCGCGCCGATGGCGAGAATCGGCAGGAGCGCGCCGGCGAAGATAGAAAACAGCGACATGCGCGTGCCGAAGCGCGTCACGCAAACGAACGTTTCGCTTCGAGCGAGTCCCGACGGAACTCGGACGCAGGCGGCCGGAGAGACAGCCGAAACTGGGTGTCGAAGCGGACCCGAGAAGGAGCGCGAGATCGAACGAAGCCGGGCGGACCGAAAGCGCCGGTTTCAGGCCCCAACACCGTCGTTTTCGAGGAGGCGCCACGCGCCGTCGCCGGTGGACTCGACGTAGCCGCGGCGCTCCATCTCGGACATGACTTCCGGCATCCGGTCGGGTTGGGCGATTTCCATCTCGATGCGGTCCACGTCGTGGAACTCCGCGAGGTAGTGGCGGATGTCTTCGAGTTCGAACGTGTCGTCGTCGGCTTTCGCCATGACGCCCGAGGTGAGGTCTATCATGTCCTCGATGAAGTTCCACGGGTAGACGACCCACGCCCACTCTTCGAGGCGCTCGCCGACGTAGTCGGGTTCGAACTCGCTGGTCTGGAGGAGTTGGAGCGTCGCGGTCCGGACCTCGCCCGCGTTGCGCTCGTTGACGTACTCGTGTGCGCGCTTGATGGAACCGCCGGTGTCGGCGATGTCGTCGATGATGAGCACGTCCTTGCCCTCGACGCTGCCTTCCGGCATCGGGTAGCGGACCTCCGGCTCGTTCGACTTCTGGGCCGTCCCGACGTAGTGTTCCATCTTCAGGCTCGTCAGGTCGTCCAGCCCGAGGAAATCGCAGATACACCGGCCCGCGAACCAGCCGCCGCGGGCCAACGCGACGATGACGTCGGGTTCGAACTCGGACGTTTTGACCTCGTCGGAAACGTCGCGGCAGAGGCCGTAGATGTACTCCCAGTTCGTGATAGTACAGTTAAACTCGTCGGGGAGGTCGCCCATATCTTCCGTTCACCGTGCGTACTGCCGCGCCTGACGCCCTTTAATCTGTACGACTCGCCCCGCCCGTGTGTCGGCGTGCCAAAACCGCCCGAACCGACGTTATTCGGTGACTAACCGGAGAACCAGACGTTCAGGCGGATACTAACGCATGTTAACAAGGAACATAGTTATATCGAGTGCCGGAGTATGCGGATTTGTAGGTGAAACAGAATGCACACGTGTGGTAACTGTGGTGAGTTCGTCTCCCGCGATTTCGTCCGCGTCTTCGGCAACGACATGGACGAGGTCGTCGGGTGTCCAGCCTGTATGAACATGCGCGAAGTGATGCAGGGCGACGGCGCAGCTCAAACGAGCGGCCGCGTCCGGTGGACCCGCGCGTGAATCGGCCGATATCGACCGGCCCGCGCTCCTCTCCTTTTCTCCAACTTCTCGCGTAATCCGGCGGCCGACCCGCTGGTTTGATACATCGCCGTGTAGTGCGCCTTTCCATGGATAGCCGACGCGCCCTCCTCGTCGACGCCTTCACGACCGAACCGCTGTCCGGTAACGCGGCCGGAGTCGTCCCCGACGCCGACGGACTCGACGCGGAACAGATGCGCGCCCTCGCCGCCGAACTCGGCGCGAGCGAGACGGCGTTCGTCTGCTCGTCGGCCGCCGCGGACCGCCGCATCCGCTATTTCACGCCCCAACAGGAAGTCGACCTCTGCGGCCACGCGACTATCGCGGCCCACGCCCACCTCGCGGCCGAACGCGACCTCGAACCGGGCACGCACACCTTGGAGACGAACGTCGGCACCCTCGACATCGAACTCGGTGACCTCGGCGAGGTGTGGATGACGCAGGACGCCCCGACGGTCCGGCCCTTGGAGGTCGACTACGACCGCCTCGCGGCGGCGCTCGGCGTCGACGACGCCGCCCTCCGCGACGTGGGCGCTGACCTCCCCGTCGCGGTCGCCTCCACCGGGCTTCCCTTCCTCGTCGTCCCGGTCAACTTCCTCGAACACCTCTCGGCTGCGGACCCAGACGACGCCGCCATCGCAGACCTCGCCGCCGAACACGACGCGGCGGGCTTCTACGCCTACACCTTCGACGCCATCGACGGCGACTCCACGCTTCACGCGCGGTGTTTCGCTCCCGGCATCGGCATCTCCGAGGACCCCGCGACCGGAACCGCCGCCGGCGCGTGCGGCGCGTACCTCCGGCAGGTCGGCGCGTTCGACTCGATGCCCGACGAACTCCGATTCGAACAGGGCCACTTCGTGGACCGACCGGGAACCGTCCGCGTGCAGGTCGGCGCTGAGATACGCGTCGGTGGCCGCGCGGTGCAGTCGTTCGACGGCGAAATCGTCGTCCCGGAGTTCGCGGACGACGACATCATCGAAGCCTGAACGTCCGGTCTGAAAACGAGACGGTCCACGACGGCCGGAGCGGCCTCAGCCGATGTACCGGAGGTCGTCGTCGCTGGCGATGCTCCCCTGCTGTTGCTGTTGCATCTCCTGAATCTTCGCGGCGACTTCCTTCATCTCCTCTGCGCGCTCTTCGAGCGACTCGAAGTCGACGCTGAACTGGAGGAGGTCCTGTAAGACTTCGATGACGACTTGCGCGCTCTGGGGGTCGACGAGGTAGCCGCTCGTCTCGCCCATCAGGCAGGTCGCGTCGAGGCCGCGGCGGCCGCCGAGGCCGAGAAGGAGGCCGGAGACGCCGACGACGCCGCCGGCGGGTTCGCCCTCGCGGAACTCGATGCCCGCCTCGTCGAGTTCGTCGAGGCGGGACTCGTCGGCGACGGCTCCGAGGACCGACGGCTCGTCGACGAGTTCGCCGGTCGGGACGCCGCCCAGCGCGAACAGGCGCTCGACGCCGAACTCCTCGCCGATGTCGAGGAAGGTGTCGGTGAGGTGGTAGTGGCCCTCGTTCGACTGCGCCTGGTGGTCGCCCGTGAGAAGCAGCAGGTCCGGTCCCTCGCCGGGCGTCTCGACGGCGTGAATCGCGACGTGGGTCAGCTCGGCGACGCCCTCGTCGATGCTCACCTGCGGCGGGAACGCGTCGGCGTAGACGCGGCGGACCAGCGTGGCCTCCTCGAACTCCTCCAGCAGGTGCTCGACGGCGAGTTTGCCGACGTTGCCGACGCCCGGCAGCCCCTCGATGAGGACCGGGTCGGTGAGGTCGACCTCCTCGACAGCCTCGATTTCGATGTCGTCCATGCACGTAGTGGCGGCCGCGCCGGTTAAGAGAGCGTCGGTAGCCGAAGACGGAGGCTACTCCGGCTCCTCGGCGAGGCGGCGCTTCCGCGCGCGGCGGTACTCGCCGTGGGGGTCCTCGGGATTGTAGGGTGCGGGCGCGCTGTTCTCGGTGGCGGCGCCGCACTCCGGACAGGTCTCAGAAAGCGAGTACACCGGGCGGTCGTGGCGGTCGCGCCACGCGCTGCACACCCGGATGTCTGATTTCATTCGATTACTCTTCGTCGCCGCTGCGTTCGCGGTGGTACTCCGCGGTGCCGCCCGCGGCCTCGATGGCTTCGCGGGCCCGCGCGACGCTCGATTCGAGCTCCGTCTCGGCGGTCTTGTAGTCGGGCGCTTTGACCTTGACGCGGTACTCGGGCGCGCCGACGTACGTGACCGACAGTTCGATTTCGTCGCCGATTTCGCCGTCGCCCTCGGCGGCCTTGAGGGCCTCCTTCACGTCGTCGACGCCGTCGCCAGCGGGCGAGCGCAGGTCGACGTAGCCGGTGACGTTGACGTAGGGGACCGACACGTTCTGACGCGCGGTCTCGACGATGGTTTCGAGTTCGTCGTCGTCGAGTTCGACGCCGTCGAGCGCCTCGATACCGTGAATCGCGGCCTGCTCGAAGCCGTCGTACAGCGACTCGAACTCCGCGAGCAGGGCGTTGGCGATGGACTGGTAGCGGTCGTCGGCGATGTCCTCGCCGAACGCCAGCGCCATCCACTTGTCGGCCTTCTGCTCGTTTTTCCACTCCTGAATCTTCTCTTTGCGCTGGTGCTCGTTGACGTCCTTAATCGAGAGGTCTATCTGCTGGGAACTCTCGTTGACTTCGAGCACTTTAGCGACGACTG contains these protein-coding regions:
- a CDS encoding PhzF family phenazine biosynthesis protein yields the protein MDSRRALLVDAFTTEPLSGNAAGVVPDADGLDAEQMRALAAELGASETAFVCSSAAADRRIRYFTPQQEVDLCGHATIAAHAHLAAERDLEPGTHTLETNVGTLDIELGDLGEVWMTQDAPTVRPLEVDYDRLAAALGVDDAALRDVGADLPVAVASTGLPFLVVPVNFLEHLSAADPDDAAIADLAAEHDAAGFYAYTFDAIDGDSTLHARCFAPGIGISEDPATGTAAGACGAYLRQVGAFDSMPDELRFEQGHFVDRPGTVRVQVGAEIRVGGRAVQSFDGEIVVPEFADDDIIEA
- a CDS encoding translation initiation factor IF-2 subunit alpha, whose protein sequence is MKYSGWPDPGELVVGKVDDIADFGVFVDLEEYEDKRGLCHISEVASGWIKNVRDHVREGQTVVAKVLEVNESSQQIDLSIKDVNEHQRKEKIQEWKNEQKADKWMALAFGEDIADDRYQSIANALLAEFESLYDGFEQAAIHGIEALDGVELDDDELETIVETARQNVSVPYVNVTGYVDLRSPAGDGVDDVKEALKAAEGDGEIGDEIELSVTYVGAPEYRVKVKAPDYKTAETELESSVARAREAIEAAGGTAEYHRERSGDEE
- a CDS encoding proteasome assembly chaperone family protein, with protein sequence MDDIEIEAVEEVDLTDPVLIEGLPGVGNVGKLAVEHLLEEFEEATLVRRVYADAFPPQVSIDEGVAELTHVAIHAVETPGEGPDLLLLTGDHQAQSNEGHYHLTDTFLDIGEEFGVERLFALGGVPTGELVDEPSVLGAVADESRLDELDEAGIEFREGEPAGGVVGVSGLLLGLGGRRGLDATCLMGETSGYLVDPQSAQVVIEVLQDLLQFSVDFESLEERAEEMKEVAAKIQEMQQQQQGSIASDDDLRYIG
- a CDS encoding RNA-protein complex protein Nop10; the encoded protein is MKSDIRVCSAWRDRHDRPVYSLSETCPECGAATENSAPAPYNPEDPHGEYRRARKRRLAEEPE
- a CDS encoding DUF7563 family protein produces the protein MHTCGNCGEFVSRDFVRVFGNDMDEVVGCPACMNMREVMQGDGAAQTSGRVRWTRA